The Spirochaetota bacterium genome has a window encoding:
- the hypB gene encoding hydrogenase nickel incorporation protein HypB produces MEIQVLQNIYESNIQKAEEIKKLLGQKKVYMFDIMSSPGAGKTTITDRIINDLIKDYNIALIEGDIETTNDANRLAKYNIPIVQIETKLFGGACHLESSWIMGCLEKFDLDAVDVVIIENVGNLVCPAEFELGDDERVVVLSVTEGEDKPVKYPLMFNSSHTLLINKIDLLPYLDFNMDELLANVKRTNPKMEVHKISAKTGEGIEGFLKALRSRIKNKVGK; encoded by the coding sequence AAGGCTGAGGAAATTAAAAAATTGCTTGGCCAAAAAAAAGTATATATGTTTGATATCATGAGTTCGCCCGGTGCAGGGAAAACCACTATCACCGATAGAATAATCAATGACCTTATAAAAGATTACAATATAGCCCTGATTGAAGGCGATATTGAAACAACCAATGATGCAAATCGGCTTGCAAAATATAATATTCCTATTGTTCAGATTGAAACAAAATTGTTTGGGGGCGCCTGCCATTTAGAAAGCTCATGGATAATGGGTTGTTTGGAAAAATTTGATTTAGATGCTGTTGATGTGGTCATCATTGAAAATGTTGGCAATCTTGTATGTCCTGCTGAATTTGAACTTGGTGATGATGAACGGGTTGTAGTATTAAGTGTTACCGAGGGTGAAGACAAACCAGTGAAATACCCGTTAATGTTTAATTCTTCGCATACACTGTTGATTAATAAAATTGACCTTTTGCCCTATCTTGATTTCAATATGGATGAGTTACTGGCAAATGTAAAGCGCACAAATCCAAAGATGGAAGTACACAAGATAAGTGCCAAAACCGGTGAAGGCATAGAAGGATTCTTAAAAGCACTGCGCTCACGGATAAAAAATAAAGTTGGCAAGTAA
- a CDS encoding TerC family protein, translating to MTKTLMWVGFNVFVLLMLLLDLGVFNRKAHEIKVKEAVLWTIFWIALSLIFNAGIYFYAGYHKALLFFTAYLVEKSLSMDNIFVFLMLFTYFKVNPMYQHKVLFWGVLGALIMRAIFIFAGIALIEKFDWILYVFGAFLIYTGYKMMKEKDKEIHPEKNPVLKLARTMLPVTSDYRNGYFFVKENGKRFVTPLFIVLLVIESTDVVFAVDSIPAVLAISHDPFIVYTSNVMAILGLRALYFALAAVMRLFRFLHYGLSVILIYVGCKMIAAQLGYHIPTEISLGIIAFVLTISIVTSIYIPENKEKLQ from the coding sequence ATGACCAAAACTCTCATGTGGGTTGGTTTTAATGTTTTTGTCCTGCTTATGCTTCTTTTAGATTTAGGTGTTTTTAATCGTAAAGCACATGAAATTAAAGTAAAAGAAGCGGTACTGTGGACAATATTCTGGATAGCGTTGTCCCTGATATTTAATGCAGGCATATATTTTTACGCTGGATACCATAAAGCCTTGCTATTTTTCACTGCCTACCTTGTTGAAAAATCATTAAGCATGGATAACATATTTGTATTCTTGATGCTGTTTACCTATTTTAAAGTAAATCCAATGTATCAACATAAGGTGCTTTTTTGGGGTGTGCTGGGTGCTCTTATCATGCGTGCCATATTCATTTTTGCTGGCATTGCGTTAATAGAAAAATTTGACTGGATACTGTATGTCTTTGGAGCATTTTTAATCTATACTGGATACAAGATGATGAAAGAAAAGGATAAGGAGATCCATCCTGAAAAAAATCCAGTGTTAAAATTAGCACGCACAATGCTACCCGTTACCAGCGACTATCGTAATGGGTATTTTTTTGTTAAAGAAAATGGGAAACGCTTTGTTACACCGCTTTTTATTGTCTTGCTGGTCATTGAATCAACGGATGTTGTGTTTGCGGTTGATTCAATTCCTGCCGTGCTTGCAATAAGCCATGACCCGTTTATTGTGTATACATCAAATGTCATGGCCATATTAGGGTTAAGAGCACTTTATTTTGCACTGGCAGCAGTCATGCGTCTATTTAGATTTCTGCATTATGGATTGTCGGTTATCCTGATATATGTTGGCTGTAAGATGATAGCAGCCCAGCTTGGCTATCATATCCCCACCGAGATATCATTGGGAATAATTGCATTTGTATTGACAATTTCAATAGTTACCTCTATCTATATCCCCGAAAATAAAGAAAAATTACAGTAA
- a CDS encoding acyl-CoA dehydratase activase, which yields MVTVGINIGSTSVKVVVCNSGVVNTFNIMPHEGDVPGTLTTILSQLKIPEDARAIVTGNEGRFLLHLPRVIESVCIEEALKHSDYNPDAIVSMGGEDLVVYTVDEHKKIKNNFSGNKCAAGTGEFFKQQLARMDMTLADIHSIPEKSKVLRLSTRCSVFMKSDCTHRLNKGEATKGDIVLSLSNVMAVKVIDFLKKARIHKGIVILTGGITRNPYILQFIKEKLPHVEFIIPDTAAYFEAYGAALLAEQYGEPIGDTLFEKHTISFPRFNSLKTALNNVTYIPSKRGVAKPGGEYILGVDGGSTTTKACLVDIHTHEIVAAHYGRTHGDPVKALKQCIVEIQKQLKEQIGDSPIIISLAATTGSSREILGVFLETPAIYNEIIAHSVGTTYFKPDIDTIFEIGGQDAKYVYLKNGVPIDYAMNEACSAGTGSFLEESAQGDLNIAHAWEIGDIALQAEHPLKFGEHCSAFINSDIRKAIQQGASREDITAGLVTSIVANYLNRVVGNRTIGNSIVLQGGVAKNKAVPLAFAMLLGKHITVPPDPELMGCFGVAIVALNKLTDGLLQKKFYSLDAILNTNIVYEREFICKACDNYCPIRVLNVNGNRYMFGGRCNKYANMRKKRVIHEEEVVDFIEKRNELLFGECAPQEMPHNASITVGMPLCFSAYTLWPLYSWFFKELGVAIVTSDEISEEGKAKVESAYCFPAEIAHGAVKNILDKNVDYIFLPHIKEMKSYQNDARATFCPITQGLPYYIEKAFDEIPKEKILSPVISFELSDEMTENSFIHVAVKLGFSPEEGRRAFGLALQKQNEYFVKARKLGEQALEFARKLKKPAIALLGRPYNAFTKDANMGIPKKYTSIGYTVIPFDILPFEDEEIFPNMYWFYGQLDMKASVMLAKENNIYVTFISNFSCAPDSFMLHYLKWIMGSKPFLILELDSHTADAGVDTRIEAFLDIIEGYRQKCMGEETQRYDNGLRFVIEDNELYVRNIVTNKKIPVRNNKKVTLLLASMGRLGAELLAASLRSAGINAEAMPVPDAKTLQLARQFVSGKECLPSHLVLGSALQYFSSSRYKKDEIYLLFVPTTQGPCRTGQYFVFYENLFRDMRFDNVCVVTLDSSHSYTELGPHFSKHAWWGVVISDYMKDIETSLRACAKDPVSAMALYDQLWQELISVAEKDVTRVIPVLKKIAVAISNIPLQRTIAQCPKVLIVGEIYVRRDDFAVDELVKHFSKKGIIAKVSGVSEWIYYCDFVREYEYKKAVKLAPWYKKLFIPEARLLLKFFIEQWYKHRVEKKVKRALQHTQLIPKTPHDMHHIMNMSQKHFVDLELQSEITVSSGVAAAAMQDGYSGIVNISPFACLIGRVIEGVLTPWARTRGYPVMSVEIDGNTIPPTTLNKLEIFMLNVMRFKEKPEMKEVIEHPAQTVVAIDRKIIKNL from the coding sequence ATGGTCACTGTAGGTATTAATATTGGTTCTACCAGTGTAAAAGTTGTAGTATGTAACAGTGGAGTTGTTAATACATTTAACATAATGCCCCATGAAGGTGATGTGCCGGGTACGCTTACCACCATCCTATCGCAATTAAAAATTCCTGAAGATGCACGGGCGATAGTTACCGGAAATGAAGGAAGGTTTTTATTACATCTGCCCCGAGTCATAGAATCTGTGTGCATTGAGGAAGCGCTAAAACACAGTGATTACAACCCGGATGCAATAGTATCTATGGGAGGCGAGGACCTTGTAGTCTATACTGTTGATGAGCATAAAAAGATTAAGAATAATTTTTCAGGAAATAAGTGTGCTGCAGGTACAGGTGAGTTTTTCAAGCAACAATTGGCCCGCATGGATATGACACTTGCTGATATTCATTCTATTCCAGAAAAAAGCAAGGTATTGCGATTATCAACACGCTGTTCAGTATTCATGAAAAGTGATTGTACCCACAGGCTCAACAAAGGTGAAGCCACTAAAGGTGATATAGTTCTTTCACTTTCCAATGTGATGGCAGTTAAAGTTATAGACTTTTTAAAAAAGGCACGAATTCACAAGGGCATTGTGATTCTAACCGGTGGTATAACACGCAATCCATATATATTACAGTTTATTAAAGAAAAATTGCCTCATGTTGAGTTTATCATACCAGATACCGCTGCTTATTTTGAAGCCTATGGTGCAGCGCTATTAGCAGAGCAGTACGGTGAACCAATTGGTGATACTCTATTTGAAAAACATACTATAAGTTTTCCGCGATTTAACAGTTTAAAAACAGCGCTCAATAACGTTACGTATATCCCCTCAAAGCGTGGAGTTGCAAAACCCGGTGGGGAGTATATATTGGGTGTTGATGGAGGATCTACCACAACAAAAGCATGCCTTGTTGATATACACACTCATGAAATTGTAGCTGCACACTATGGAAGAACCCATGGTGATCCGGTTAAAGCATTGAAGCAGTGTATTGTTGAAATACAAAAACAGCTAAAAGAACAGATAGGGGATAGCCCCATCATTATTTCATTGGCAGCAACTACTGGCTCATCACGAGAAATATTAGGAGTCTTTTTAGAAACACCAGCTATCTACAATGAAATCATTGCCCATTCAGTTGGTACTACCTACTTTAAGCCAGATATTGACACAATATTTGAGATTGGTGGTCAGGATGCAAAGTATGTATATTTAAAAAATGGTGTGCCCATTGATTATGCAATGAATGAAGCCTGTTCGGCAGGAACCGGTTCGTTTTTGGAAGAATCAGCTCAAGGCGATCTGAACATTGCCCATGCATGGGAGATAGGTGATATTGCATTGCAGGCAGAGCATCCACTCAAATTTGGTGAGCACTGTTCAGCATTTATCAACTCTGATATTCGCAAAGCCATTCAGCAGGGAGCAAGCCGGGAAGACATCACTGCGGGTTTGGTGACATCAATCGTTGCTAACTATCTCAACCGTGTTGTAGGAAACAGAACTATTGGCAATTCCATCGTGCTTCAGGGAGGAGTTGCAAAAAACAAAGCTGTACCGCTTGCATTTGCCATGCTTCTTGGAAAACATATAACAGTGCCACCGGACCCGGAACTGATGGGCTGTTTTGGCGTGGCGATAGTTGCCTTAAATAAGCTTACGGATGGCCTGTTACAAAAAAAATTCTATTCACTTGATGCAATTCTTAATACAAACATTGTCTATGAGCGCGAGTTTATATGCAAGGCTTGCGATAATTATTGTCCCATTCGGGTACTCAATGTTAATGGCAACAGGTACATGTTTGGTGGCAGGTGCAATAAATATGCAAATATGCGAAAAAAGCGCGTTATCCATGAAGAGGAGGTTGTTGATTTTATTGAAAAAAGAAATGAGTTATTGTTTGGTGAATGCGCACCACAGGAAATGCCACACAATGCCTCTATAACGGTTGGCATGCCGCTGTGTTTTTCAGCATATACCTTGTGGCCGCTGTATTCATGGTTTTTTAAAGAATTAGGTGTGGCGATAGTTACCTCTGATGAAATCTCAGAAGAGGGAAAAGCTAAAGTTGAAAGTGCTTATTGCTTTCCTGCTGAGATAGCGCATGGTGCGGTTAAAAATATTCTTGATAAGAATGTTGATTATATCTTCCTGCCGCACATTAAAGAAATGAAAAGCTATCAGAATGATGCCCGTGCAACGTTTTGCCCTATTACTCAGGGATTACCATATTATATTGAAAAGGCATTTGATGAAATTCCTAAAGAAAAAATACTTTCGCCAGTTATTAGTTTCGAACTGTCAGATGAAATGACGGAAAATTCATTTATCCATGTGGCTGTAAAACTTGGCTTTTCACCGGAAGAAGGAAGAAGGGCATTTGGGCTTGCGTTACAAAAGCAAAACGAATATTTTGTAAAAGCCAGAAAATTAGGGGAACAGGCTCTAGAGTTTGCACGGAAACTTAAAAAACCTGCCATAGCATTACTGGGGAGGCCCTATAATGCATTTACAAAAGATGCAAATATGGGCATTCCCAAAAAATATACCAGTATTGGGTATACGGTTATTCCGTTTGACATCCTTCCCTTTGAGGATGAAGAAATATTTCCTAACATGTACTGGTTTTATGGACAGCTGGATATGAAAGCAAGTGTCATGCTTGCAAAAGAAAATAATATTTATGTGACATTTATTTCTAATTTTTCGTGTGCGCCTGATTCGTTCATGCTGCATTACTTAAAATGGATTATGGGTTCCAAGCCTTTTCTTATCTTAGAGCTTGATTCCCACACAGCTGATGCAGGAGTTGATACACGTATTGAAGCTTTTCTGGATATTATTGAGGGCTACAGACAAAAATGTATGGGTGAAGAAACTCAGCGCTATGATAATGGCCTGCGTTTTGTCATTGAAGATAATGAATTGTACGTACGTAATATAGTTACCAATAAAAAGATACCTGTGCGCAATAACAAAAAGGTTACATTACTTTTAGCAAGCATGGGGCGTTTAGGAGCAGAACTTCTGGCAGCATCATTGCGTTCGGCTGGTATTAATGCTGAGGCAATGCCTGTGCCTGATGCTAAAACATTACAACTGGCCAGACAATTTGTGTCAGGCAAGGAATGTCTGCCTTCACATCTGGTGCTGGGAAGTGCGCTGCAGTATTTTTCTTCATCGCGATATAAAAAAGATGAAATATATCTTTTATTTGTACCAACAACCCAGGGGCCGTGCCGTACAGGGCAGTACTTTGTATTTTATGAAAATCTTTTTAGGGACATGCGTTTTGATAACGTTTGTGTTGTGACGCTGGATTCATCACATTCATATACAGAATTAGGGCCGCATTTTTCAAAACATGCATGGTGGGGAGTTGTCATCAGTGATTATATGAAGGACATTGAAACTTCGCTCAGAGCCTGTGCCAAGGATCCCGTTAGTGCAATGGCTCTGTATGACCAACTATGGCAGGAGTTAATCTCAGTTGCCGAAAAGGATGTAACCAGGGTTATCCCGGTGTTAAAAAAGATTGCTGTAGCTATCAGCAACATTCCATTACAGAGAACTATCGCACAATGCCCAAAGGTGTTGATTGTTGGCGAGATCTATGTACGCAGGGATGATTTTGCTGTTGACGAACTTGTTAAGCACTTCAGTAAAAAAGGGATTATTGCAAAAGTTTCAGGAGTGAGTGAATGGATCTATTACTGCGATTTCGTACGTGAGTATGAATATAAGAAGGCCGTTAAACTGGCTCCATGGTATAAAAAGCTATTTATCCCGGAGGCAAGGTTATTGTTGAAATTTTTTATTGAGCAGTGGTACAAACACAGAGTTGAGAAAAAAGTTAAACGAGCGTTGCAACACACACAGCTAATCCCTAAAACCCCCCATGATATGCATCATATCATGAATATGTCACAAAAACATTTTGTGGATCTGGAACTGCAATCTGAGATTACCGTTTCAAGTGGTGTGGCAGCGGCGGCTATGCAGGATGGCTATTCGGGAATTGTCAATATATCACCGTTTGCCTGTTTGATTGGTCGTGTCATCGAAGGAGTTTTAACGCCATGGGCACGTACCAGAGGATATCCGGTGATGTCGGTTGAAATTGATGGTAATACTATCCCCCCTACAACGCTGAACAAACTTGAAATATTCATGTTAAATGTCATGCGATTTAAGGAAAAGCCGGAAATGAAAGAAGTTATTGAACATCCTGCACAAACGGTAGTTGCAATTGATAGGAAAATAATTAAGAATTTATAA
- a CDS encoding AsmA family protein: MKTFIQYCIKILSYSFIALCSFVVLVVLILFIADLVLTTDRVSKIVTDQVESHLNAKTSFTITHFSLFNGFEIKNFILRGTDSEKPVIAFDTFRLRYSFFPFLIGKIKIYEIGLYNPSVYLEEQKGIWNIQKLVKSSEKKEKEKKEEAKEEKEKKNEITLPIPVEILFGFVLENLTVTVHSSTYSATLKNFSSSIKLHIPPARHIPLNILALRLFDALNITVNPEETLSFSFVSRDISAGPPLLFTFNLVYNPEGKQLFSSFKCGTYNTPVRFSRKHVAPLNVRIEYDIAYNSLNDAVHCKILRVVFGTSVWISFAGTIEHVNSEPEIQFAMLDSNIKLNEMYQYTNVLLGPKPYFNGSISIFPLTIQGNIHTLTVKGAIRGQKVAFATDGFSVTIPLIEIPYLVILRNPVVEASIDIGIPHFVYALDENRSRDNSISLQCNVVYNLNSSMLDIQKVVVVHRAPEIAAETIRVEVSGSVNLGDVVAASIGVSTLRFDIPSIAFSLPSPLKQSLTSSPITKPVTVRLKADVITSAQTNSINLNAFGKIPDYSIDDLTIAASVTQKPQKGKIDIAYCEVSSKKHYASIHIKGSVVTKDEVSLDVDAGVHVAPRVPISFGNYTVNGILNVLLRLKGTMQSLVAKGNLQSQKLILSNDAGKLFVGPVDMDIPIAYTMGQSFKMPFDSADVMNIELFKQKENFSIGKIVALHPSRNIAFEYVTNAHGYIGFKRNIMEIKNLQAEVLRGTVTLKELNFNLADLNPQHMEFRLALNANDIDIGKLDKPESIRINKDALLSLNAQVMGKNLNIAQDFDISGSINIYKVGEDFANRLFKGINEERGKSKLGMGQFAVDNSLIITGFDFYMDKGLVYPTVFFKKKVLGVFVTVNNEQVRYERIPVVEFFNRVREETL, translated from the coding sequence TTGAAAACATTCATACAGTATTGTATTAAGATTCTTTCATATAGTTTTATAGCACTATGTAGCTTTGTTGTTTTAGTGGTGCTGATTCTTTTTATTGCTGATCTTGTGTTAACCACTGATAGGGTGTCAAAAATTGTTACAGACCAGGTAGAATCTCATCTCAATGCAAAGACTTCCTTTACTATAACACATTTTTCTTTGTTCAATGGCTTTGAAATTAAAAATTTTATTCTGAGAGGTACTGACAGTGAAAAACCTGTAATAGCCTTTGATACATTTCGATTGCGGTATAGTTTTTTTCCTTTTTTAATAGGAAAAATCAAAATATATGAAATTGGATTATACAATCCCTCTGTATATCTTGAAGAGCAGAAAGGGATATGGAACATTCAAAAATTGGTAAAATCTTCTGAAAAAAAAGAAAAAGAAAAAAAAGAGGAGGCTAAGGAGGAAAAAGAAAAAAAGAATGAGATCACTTTGCCAATACCAGTAGAAATACTTTTTGGGTTTGTATTGGAAAATCTTACAGTAACAGTACACAGTAGTACTTACAGTGCAACATTAAAAAATTTTTCTAGCTCTATCAAGCTACACATCCCACCGGCGCGTCACATTCCGTTAAACATACTGGCATTAAGATTGTTTGATGCATTAAACATTACTGTAAATCCAGAAGAAACGTTGTCGTTTTCTTTTGTTTCCAGGGATATTTCTGCCGGTCCACCGTTGCTATTTACATTTAATCTTGTATATAATCCTGAAGGAAAACAGTTGTTCAGTAGCTTTAAGTGTGGAACATACAATACACCTGTCAGGTTTTCACGAAAACATGTAGCTCCACTCAATGTCAGGATAGAATATGATATCGCATATAATTCATTAAATGATGCAGTCCACTGTAAAATTCTACGAGTTGTATTTGGTACATCAGTATGGATTTCATTTGCAGGTACTATCGAACATGTAAACAGTGAACCAGAAATACAGTTTGCCATGCTTGATAGCAATATCAAGCTTAACGAAATGTATCAGTATACCAATGTGCTTCTTGGGCCAAAACCGTACTTTAATGGTTCCATTTCAATTTTTCCACTTACAATACAGGGGAACATTCATACATTAACAGTGAAAGGTGCAATACGCGGGCAAAAGGTTGCATTTGCTACTGATGGATTTTCTGTAACTATTCCCTTAATTGAAATACCATATTTGGTAATACTGCGAAATCCTGTTGTTGAAGCATCCATTGATATTGGGATCCCTCATTTTGTTTATGCACTGGATGAAAACAGGTCACGGGATAATAGTATTAGCTTACAATGCAATGTAGTATATAATCTCAATAGCAGCATGCTGGATATTCAAAAGGTGGTTGTAGTACACAGGGCACCTGAGATAGCAGCAGAGACTATTCGAGTTGAGGTTTCTGGTTCAGTGAATTTGGGTGATGTTGTGGCAGCAAGTATTGGTGTGTCCACATTACGGTTTGATATTCCATCAATAGCTTTTTCTTTACCTTCCCCATTGAAACAGTCCCTGACATCAAGCCCCATAACAAAGCCTGTGACAGTAAGACTTAAGGCCGATGTAATTACCTCTGCACAAACAAATAGTATCAATCTAAATGCTTTTGGTAAAATTCCGGATTATTCTATTGATGATTTAACTATTGCAGCATCAGTTACGCAGAAGCCGCAAAAAGGGAAGATTGATATAGCATACTGTGAAGTATCTAGCAAAAAGCATTATGCCAGTATTCATATTAAAGGGTCTGTGGTTACAAAAGATGAGGTGTCACTTGACGTGGATGCAGGAGTACATGTTGCTCCACGGGTACCAATTTCTTTTGGCAACTATACAGTAAACGGCATTTTAAATGTATTGTTACGTCTTAAAGGGACTATGCAATCATTGGTTGCTAAGGGGAATTTGCAATCTCAAAAGTTGATACTCAGTAATGATGCTGGTAAACTTTTTGTTGGCCCGGTTGATATGGATATACCAATAGCATATACAATGGGGCAAAGTTTTAAGATGCCATTTGATTCTGCTGATGTTATGAATATAGAGCTGTTTAAGCAAAAGGAAAATTTTTCCATTGGCAAGATTGTGGCACTACATCCATCGCGAAATATTGCTTTTGAATATGTTACGAATGCGCATGGGTATATTGGGTTCAAGCGTAACATAATGGAAATCAAAAATTTGCAGGCTGAAGTTTTACGCGGGACAGTTACTCTAAAGGAATTAAATTTCAATCTGGCTGATCTTAATCCGCAACACATGGAGTTTAGATTAGCGCTCAATGCAAATGATATAGATATTGGAAAGCTGGACAAACCCGAATCGATAAGGATTAATAAAGATGCACTGTTATCACTTAATGCGCAGGTTATGGGTAAAAACCTCAACATTGCACAGGATTTTGATATATCAGGATCTATTAACATATATAAGGTTGGGGAGGATTTTGCAAACAGGCTTTTTAAAGGCATAAATGAAGAACGGGGAAAGTCAAAGTTAGGGATGGGACAATTTGCCGTGGATAACTCGCTCATTATTACCGGATTTGATTTTTATATGGATAAAGGTCTGGTATACCCAACAGTCTTTTTCAAAAAGAAGGTGCTGGGTGTTTTTGTTACTGTTAATAATGAACAGGTGCGCTATGAGCGTATCCCGGTTGTGGAATTTTTTAACAGGGTAAGGGAGGAAACATTATGA
- a CDS encoding DUF1318 domain-containing protein: MKHIVAIALAIVAGILYSQARCSSSSCLKGVPSCIEIHPPAIQITGEKTALERQLVGEYREIEKDAWVTSTVMVPSKGERRAMVTADETMLQAIKLREFNEDKIRIYKDMGIIGEMNNGYVGIVDEKKLQSMKEATVIRTLINDENNARQIIFIKSSDSKDSKDPTAIQFGYDFAREQQAKAKKGDWIQKEDGRWVRK; the protein is encoded by the coding sequence ATGAAACATATAGTGGCGATAGCTCTAGCTATCGTTGCCGGCATATTGTATTCACAGGCACGATGTAGTTCTTCCAGTTGCCTGAAAGGAGTACCCAGCTGTATTGAAATACACCCCCCTGCAATACAAATTACTGGCGAAAAGACAGCGCTTGAGCGCCAGCTTGTAGGCGAATACAGAGAAATTGAAAAGGATGCATGGGTTACGTCAACCGTTATGGTGCCATCAAAAGGGGAGCGCCGTGCAATGGTTACTGCTGATGAGACTATGCTGCAGGCAATTAAGTTAAGAGAATTCAATGAAGATAAGATACGTATATACAAGGATATGGGAATCATTGGTGAAATGAATAATGGATATGTGGGAATAGTAGATGAAAAGAAATTACAATCCATGAAGGAGGCTACAGTCATACGTACACTGATTAATGATGAAAACAATGCACGACAGATTATATTTATAAAAAGTTCAGATTCAAAGGATTCAAAAGATCCTACAGCCATTCAGTTTGGCTATGATTTTGCCAGAGAACAACAGGCAAAAGCAAAAAAGGGTGACTGGATACAGAAAGAAGATGGTCGCTGGGTGAGAAAATGA